A genomic region of Phragmites australis chromosome 2, lpPhrAust1.1, whole genome shotgun sequence contains the following coding sequences:
- the LOC133909882 gene encoding uncharacterized protein LOC133909882: MASLHHRPSRGDLFRPSTAPDPAATAFPRRATAYESPALRNPFPREIYTTAPSPPPPPTPRQQFSMALPAASGRQRCGDRVRGVRVWCFSDPEMKRQRRVARYKAYGVEGKVKASLRRGLRWFKRKCSVILHF, translated from the coding sequence ATGGCCAGTCTCCACCACCGTCCTTCCCGGGGCGATCTCTTCCGGCCATCCACCGCGCCCGACCCCGCTGCCACGGCCTTCCCTCGTCGCGCCACCGCGTACGAATCACCTGCCCTCAGGAATCCTTTCCCCCGGGAGATCTACACGAccgcgccatcgccgccgccgccgccgaccccgCGGCAGCAGTTCTCGATGGCGCTGCCGGCGGCCTCCGGAAGGCAGCGCTGCGGAGACAGAGTGCGCGGGGTTCGCGTGTGGTGCTTCAGCGACCCCGAGATGAAGCGGCAGCGGCGGGTGGCGAGGTACAAGGCGTACGGTGTGGAGGGGAAGGTGAAGGCCTCGCTCCGCCGGGGGCTCCGATGGTTCAAGCGCAAGTGCTCAGTTATCTTGCATTTCTGA